In one Flammeovirga yaeyamensis genomic region, the following are encoded:
- a CDS encoding tetratricopeptide repeat protein codes for MLTNSIIFQQSKTFINLSEIHTDAELHIWALYFDFQNLVNNNDDLPDIHVFLTSSFRNDFLVSIERNEYIVNDPRLLKAELKTTQWEYLIDKLDSYSQLKTEEKTRLFKVLIRLCFYSLILELSNSDKNCTDDNFNYEILLAKYMLNMEEEHSFSIKELIEYALNIKGPSEIKVKLWYLVCQYYVKMDHQLEKLQHYIKLYEISVVELEGTLSKNKSLELNSRFHRMNAFVPQLNEDMEGMSVQMNLCENLALKIRCNNSTEEVLKRSILFPIFESRVKEYLIRNDLDRSIVFAEKLIDLQPNSGVGHMLLGQLYAEKEQYTLSKNAYLKSARLSPLTAEIAYFMAGQCAQQLNEYEEAITYYTTSLTFDPEGYANYECLIELSKEIEDSALEHWAEEALKALEVEEEKEEKTLPYQEAMFKE; via the coding sequence ATGCTTACAAATTCTATAATCTTTCAACAATCGAAGACATTTATAAATCTATCTGAAATTCATACAGATGCTGAGCTACATATTTGGGCATTATATTTTGACTTTCAAAATTTAGTAAATAATAATGATGACCTACCGGATATACATGTTTTTCTTACTTCAAGTTTTCGAAATGACTTTTTAGTCAGCATAGAACGGAATGAATATATAGTGAATGATCCTCGATTACTAAAAGCCGAATTAAAAACTACGCAGTGGGAGTATTTAATTGACAAATTAGATTCTTATTCTCAATTAAAAACAGAGGAAAAAACTAGATTATTTAAAGTATTAATAAGGCTATGTTTTTATTCCCTTATTCTTGAACTTTCGAACTCAGATAAAAATTGTACTGATGATAACTTTAATTATGAAATACTTTTAGCGAAGTATATGCTGAATATGGAAGAAGAACATTCATTCAGTATAAAAGAACTAATTGAATATGCCTTAAACATTAAAGGCCCCTCAGAAATTAAAGTAAAACTATGGTATTTGGTCTGTCAGTATTATGTAAAAATGGATCATCAATTAGAAAAATTACAACATTATATCAAGTTGTATGAAATTTCTGTTGTTGAACTAGAAGGCACACTAAGTAAAAATAAATCCTTGGAGTTGAATAGTCGTTTTCATAGAATGAATGCTTTTGTTCCTCAATTGAATGAAGACATGGAAGGTATGTCAGTTCAAATGAATTTGTGTGAAAACTTGGCCTTAAAAATTCGATGTAATAATTCTACAGAAGAAGTCCTCAAAAGATCTATTTTATTTCCAATTTTTGAAAGCAGAGTTAAAGAATATTTAATTCGAAATGACTTAGACAGAAGTATTGTTTTTGCAGAAAAACTAATTGATCTCCAACCCAATTCTGGAGTTGGACACATGTTATTAGGCCAACTGTATGCTGAAAAGGAGCAATATACATTATCTAAAAATGCTTATTTAAAATCTGCTCGATTATCACCTTTAACTGCTGAAATAGCCTATTTTATGGCAGGGCAATGTGCCCAACAGCTCAATGAATACGAAGAAGCGATTACCTATTATACTACTTCTTTAACTTTTGATCCAGAAGGATATGCGAACTATGAATGTTTAATAGAATTGTCCAAAGAAATAGAGGATTCGGCTCTAGAACATTGGGCAGAAGAAGCTTTGAAAGCTTTAGAGGTTGAAGAAGAAAAAGAAGAAAAAACATTACCCTATCAGGAGGCAATGTTTAAAGAATAA